In a single window of the Streptomyces cinnabarinus genome:
- the rpsK gene encoding 30S ribosomal protein S11, whose amino-acid sequence MPPKGRQGAAKKVRRKEKKNVAHGHAHIKSTFNNTIVSITDPSGNVISWASAGHVGFKGSRKSTPFAAQMAAESAARRAQEHGMRKVDVFVKGPGSGRETAIRSLQATGLEVGSIQDVTPTPHNGCRPPKRRRV is encoded by the coding sequence ATGCCCCCCAAGGGTCGTCAGGGCGCTGCCAAGAAGGTGCGCCGCAAGGAAAAGAAGAACGTCGCTCACGGCCACGCGCACATCAAGAGCACGTTCAACAACACGATCGTCTCCATCACGGACCCGTCCGGCAACGTGATCTCCTGGGCCTCCGCCGGCCACGTCGGTTTCAAGGGCTCCCGGAAGTCCACGCCGTTCGCCGCGCAGATGGCCGCCGAGTCGGCTGCCCGCCGCGCCCAGGAGCACGGCATGCGCAAGGTCGACGTGTTCGTCAAGGGTCCCGGCTCCGGCCGTGAGACCGCGATCCGCTCCCTCCAGGCCACCGGCCTTGAGGTCGGCTCGATCCAGGACGTCACGCCCACCCCGCACAACGGCTGCCGTCCGCCCAAGCGCCGCCGCGTCTGA
- a CDS encoding adenylate kinase → MRIVLVGPPGAGKGTQATRLAEKLNIPHISTGDLFRANISRQTELGKLAKSYMDAGNLVPDEVTIAMAKDRMEQPDAEGGFLLDGFPRNVSQAEALDELLNTEGMQLDAVLDLEAPEEEVVKRIAGRRTCRNNSAHVFHVTYSPPKKEGVCDVCGGELYLRGDDSEETVRTRLEVYHTQTEPIIDYYKTQGLVVTIEAMGPVDEVTARALAALKREGDEK, encoded by the coding sequence ATGCGAATCGTCCTCGTCGGGCCGCCGGGCGCCGGTAAGGGAACGCAAGCCACGCGCCTTGCCGAGAAGCTGAACATCCCGCACATCTCCACGGGCGACCTGTTCCGCGCCAACATCAGCCGGCAGACGGAGCTCGGAAAGCTCGCCAAGTCCTACATGGACGCGGGCAACCTGGTTCCGGACGAGGTCACCATCGCGATGGCCAAGGACCGCATGGAGCAGCCCGACGCCGAGGGCGGCTTCCTGCTGGACGGCTTCCCGCGCAATGTGTCCCAGGCCGAGGCGCTGGACGAGCTGCTGAACACCGAGGGCATGCAGCTGGACGCGGTGCTGGACTTGGAGGCCCCCGAGGAGGAGGTCGTCAAGCGGATCGCCGGCCGGCGCACCTGCCGCAACAACTCCGCGCACGTCTTCCACGTCACCTACAGCCCGCCGAAGAAGGAGGGCGTCTGCGACGTCTGCGGCGGCGAGCTGTACCTGCGGGGCGACGACTCCGAGGAGACCGTCCGGACGCGGCTGGAGGTCTACCACACGCAGACCGAGCCGATCATCGACTACTACAAGACGCAGGGCCTGGTCGTGACGATCGAGGCCATGGGTCCGGTGGACGAGGTCACGGCCCGTGCGCTGGCGGCGCTGAAGCGCGAGGGCGACGAGAAGTAG
- the rpsM gene encoding 30S ribosomal protein S13 gives MARVSGVDIPRDKRVEVALTYVFGIGRTLSQATLAATGVDPNTRVRDLSEEQLVAIREYVDNNIKTEGDLRREIQADIRRKVEIGCYQGLRHRRGLPVRGQRTSTNARTRKGPRRAIAGKKKPGKK, from the coding sequence ATGGCACGCGTTTCCGGTGTTGACATCCCGCGCGACAAGCGCGTGGAGGTCGCCCTCACCTACGTGTTCGGCATCGGCCGGACCCTCTCCCAGGCGACGCTGGCTGCGACCGGCGTCGACCCGAACACCCGCGTTCGCGACCTCTCCGAGGAGCAGCTCGTCGCGATTCGTGAGTACGTCGACAACAACATCAAGACCGAGGGTGACCTCCGTCGCGAGATCCAGGCCGACATCCGCCGCAAGGTCGAGATCGGCTGCTACCAGGGTCTCCGCCACCGCCGTGGCCTGCCCGTCCGCGGTCAGCGCACCAGCACCAACGCCCGCACCCGCAAGGGCCCGCGTCGCGCCATCGCCGGCAAGAAGAAGCCGGGCAAGAAGTAG
- a CDS encoding polysaccharide deacetylase family protein, producing MGRRSALKAMGLGGLVTVGGIGALATADAAPAEGLGVPPYAPTGRRPRYRRATWSQQFQSGHGWTAGGAGTASSSPADTAVFTRGTSSVRVTTTGTGVQSYVRKTGMTAMDLSGKMIRLIFRVSDVTDLSKVVFYLGSSGLKNAFSWRVHTHGSGANYVQSGEWVTVHLQWADVSAASGTYTLSAQGEPSVKTGFTDMSFAVYDDAKAPVTYHLQTVELVPDTESVFPKGVVSITFDDSHKSVHDLARPVMDPFAMPGTLYNIADVIGTGSFVSLGQMRSLQDASGWEMAGHSYANATHTASYPKLTAQQVDQDFAKLREWLVGNGFTSEHFAYPHGAFQKTTDGVAVDELAARHFTTARSIISETIESFAPAMPYRLKALTGITDGTGIGGTALSKVIGAGGALDRCARSGSWLILCLHKIVAGTPAASTEISQAGLRTLMAEIDKREIEVLTVQEAMTYYN from the coding sequence GTGGGCAGACGCTCGGCATTGAAGGCCATGGGTCTCGGGGGCCTGGTCACGGTCGGGGGGATCGGGGCGCTGGCGACGGCGGACGCCGCGCCCGCCGAGGGCCTGGGCGTGCCGCCGTACGCGCCGACCGGGCGGCGGCCGCGTTATCGCCGGGCCACCTGGAGCCAGCAGTTCCAGTCCGGGCACGGCTGGACGGCGGGCGGCGCGGGGACCGCCTCGTCGAGCCCGGCCGACACCGCGGTCTTCACCCGGGGCACGTCCTCGGTGCGGGTGACGACCACGGGCACCGGGGTGCAGTCGTACGTCCGCAAGACCGGTATGACGGCCATGGACCTCAGCGGCAAGATGATCCGGCTGATCTTCCGGGTCTCGGACGTCACCGACCTCAGCAAGGTCGTCTTCTATCTCGGCAGCTCAGGGCTGAAGAACGCCTTCAGCTGGCGGGTGCACACCCATGGGAGCGGCGCGAACTACGTGCAGTCCGGGGAGTGGGTGACGGTCCATCTCCAGTGGGCCGACGTGAGCGCCGCGTCCGGCACGTACACGCTCTCCGCGCAGGGCGAGCCGTCCGTGAAGACGGGCTTCACCGACATGTCGTTCGCGGTCTACGACGACGCCAAGGCCCCGGTGACGTACCACCTTCAGACGGTCGAGCTGGTGCCCGACACCGAGTCCGTCTTCCCCAAGGGCGTCGTCTCCATCACCTTCGACGACTCGCACAAGTCGGTGCACGACCTGGCCCGTCCGGTCATGGACCCGTTCGCCATGCCGGGCACGCTCTACAACATCGCCGACGTGATCGGCACCGGCTCCTTCGTGAGCCTCGGGCAGATGCGCTCGCTCCAGGACGCCTCCGGCTGGGAGATGGCCGGGCACTCGTATGCCAACGCCACGCACACGGCGAGTTACCCCAAACTCACGGCCCAGCAGGTCGACCAGGATTTCGCGAAGCTGCGGGAATGGCTCGTCGGCAACGGATTCACCAGTGAGCACTTCGCCTATCCGCACGGCGCATTCCAGAAGACCACCGACGGAGTGGCCGTCGACGAGCTCGCGGCCCGCCACTTCACCACCGCGCGCTCGATCATTTCAGAGACCATCGAGAGCTTTGCGCCGGCCATGCCGTACCGGCTCAAGGCGCTGACCGGGATCACCGACGGCACGGGTATCGGCGGCACAGCGCTGAGCAAGGTGATCGGCGCGGGCGGTGCGCTGGACCGGTGTGCCCGCAGCGGCAGCTGGCTGATCCTGTGCCTCCACAAGATCGTGGCCGGTACGCCGGCGGCGAGCACCGAGATCAGCCAGGCCGGTCTCCGTACGCTGATGGCGGAGATCGACAAGCGGGAGATCGAGGTGCTCACCGTCCAGGAGGCGATGACGTACTACAACTGA
- a CDS encoding glycine-rich protein, whose protein sequence is MNRRTSALRRGTRAVGAAALLVGGLGVGGAWPAAAAAAESKPCDPLAGFTHCRIFDHSGAAADFQVPAGVRELDFRAWGMGGDGNPFASGGNGAYVGGSLDVTPGEHLTVNVGGWRVGGGKLFGDALGGKAGASNWGGNGGASTAIRAADGSALFIAAGGGGAGYGSHDMGTAGSGGAPDGVDARDDFGGKGAKGGQGGAAGVEGGKPGADHAQGGAGGDGGAKAGGGGAGYAGGGGGGARDAKGDGGSGGGGSSYADPERTSDVRMLSSTTFNPAAKDDPFWVHDPLDDTQPDLSGIGQGGGNARGGDGRVVLQWKDPKGAPVVADLTRESGDNQTVLPISTSDPMVIVARDKDGEPLADQKVAFTLEDPDGLGVKFEDYPTEMRTDAQGRAASPSVITGAKEGTFKVRATSGTATTTFTAHVAQTSHAIEITGGDEQQAAPGDAFAEPLTVKVTKNGAPAADAEVQFTVESSDEEAPAFKGDEDSVKVTTDADGEATATELVAGQEPGTYNVLAAAGDAGIRFTVEVTEKDASPSPSPSPSGTSDATTGGSDGTDTQGDSGSLALTGAAGIGTLAGAAAAFAALGWAAIRFTRSRRAQD, encoded by the coding sequence ATGAACAGACGTACTTCCGCGCTGCGCCGAGGCACGCGCGCCGTGGGTGCGGCCGCGCTGCTGGTGGGTGGTCTGGGAGTCGGGGGCGCCTGGCCGGCCGCCGCCGCGGCGGCGGAGTCCAAGCCGTGCGACCCGCTGGCGGGCTTCACCCACTGCCGGATCTTCGACCACAGCGGCGCCGCCGCGGACTTCCAGGTCCCGGCCGGCGTGCGAGAGCTGGACTTCCGGGCCTGGGGCATGGGCGGCGACGGCAATCCGTTCGCCAGTGGCGGCAACGGCGCCTATGTGGGCGGCTCGCTGGACGTCACCCCCGGTGAGCACCTGACCGTGAACGTCGGCGGCTGGCGCGTCGGAGGAGGCAAGCTCTTCGGCGACGCCCTCGGTGGCAAGGCCGGCGCGAGCAACTGGGGCGGGAACGGCGGCGCGAGCACCGCGATCCGCGCCGCGGACGGCTCCGCGCTGTTCATCGCCGCCGGCGGCGGGGGCGCGGGATACGGCAGCCACGACATGGGCACGGCGGGCAGCGGCGGCGCTCCCGACGGCGTCGACGCCCGCGACGACTTCGGCGGCAAGGGCGCGAAGGGCGGCCAGGGCGGCGCGGCCGGTGTCGAGGGCGGAAAGCCCGGCGCCGACCACGCGCAGGGCGGTGCGGGCGGTGACGGCGGCGCCAAGGCGGGCGGCGGCGGCGCCGGTTACGCGGGCGGCGGTGGCGGCGGCGCCCGGGACGCGAAGGGCGACGGCGGCAGCGGCGGTGGCGGTTCCAGCTACGCCGACCCCGAGCGCACCTCCGACGTACGCATGCTGAGCAGCACCACGTTCAACCCGGCGGCGAAGGACGACCCGTTCTGGGTGCACGACCCGCTCGACGACACCCAGCCGGACCTCTCCGGCATCGGCCAGGGCGGCGGCAACGCCCGCGGCGGCGACGGCCGTGTCGTCCTGCAGTGGAAGGACCCCAAGGGCGCGCCCGTGGTGGCCGACCTGACCCGGGAGTCCGGCGACAACCAGACCGTCCTGCCGATCTCCACCTCCGACCCGATGGTGATCGTGGCCCGCGACAAGGACGGCGAGCCGCTCGCCGACCAGAAGGTCGCCTTCACCCTGGAGGACCCGGACGGCCTCGGCGTGAAGTTCGAGGACTACCCCACCGAGATGCGCACGGACGCCCAGGGCCGCGCCGCCTCCCCCTCCGTCATCACGGGCGCGAAGGAGGGCACCTTCAAGGTCCGGGCCACGTCCGGGACCGCCACCACGACCTTCACCGCCCATGTCGCGCAGACCAGCCACGCCATCGAGATCACCGGCGGCGACGAGCAGCAGGCGGCACCCGGTGACGCCTTCGCCGAGCCGCTGACCGTCAAGGTGACCAAGAACGGCGCTCCGGCGGCGGACGCCGAGGTGCAGTTCACCGTCGAGAGCAGCGACGAGGAGGCCCCGGCGTTCAAGGGCGACGAGGACTCCGTGAAGGTGACCACCGACGCCGACGGCGAGGCCACCGCCACCGAGCTGGTCGCGGGCCAGGAGCCGGGCACCTACAACGTCCTCGCGGCGGCCGGTGACGCCGGGATCCGCTTCACCGTCGAGGTGACCGAGAAGGACGCGAGCCCGTCCCCGTCCCCGAGCCCCTCCGGCACGTCCGACGCCACGACGGGCGGCTCGGACGGCACGGACACTCAGGGCGACTCGGGCAGCCTGGCGCTGACCGGCGCCGCGGGCATCGGCACCCTCGCCGGGGCGGCCGCCGCGTTCGCCGCGCTGGGCTGGGCCGCGATCCGGTTCACCCGCTCCCGCCGCGCGCAGGACTGA
- the truA gene encoding tRNA pseudouridine(38-40) synthase TruA has translation MSEVAAPGFVRVRLDLSYDGSEFHGWAKQAGGQRTVQGEIEDALRTVTRSGETTYELTVAGRTDAGVHARGQVAHVDLPEELWAVHQEKLLKRLAGRLPKDVRVWALTEAPDGFNARFAALWRRYIYRVGDRPGGVDPLLRSHVLWHDWELDVEVMDAAAKSLVGEHDFAAYAKKREGASTVREIFDFEVRRTADGVVEIEVRADAFCHNQVRSMVGALLFVGDGHRGVEWPRKVLDARVRDSAVHVVRPYGLTLEEVAYPAADQLAERQRQARRVRGQVH, from the coding sequence GTGAGTGAAGTTGCGGCGCCTGGGTTTGTTCGGGTTCGGCTTGATCTCTCCTATGACGGCAGTGAGTTCCACGGGTGGGCCAAGCAGGCCGGTGGGCAGCGGACCGTGCAGGGGGAGATCGAGGACGCGCTGCGGACCGTCACGCGGTCGGGGGAGACCACCTACGAGTTGACCGTTGCCGGGCGGACGGATGCGGGCGTGCATGCCCGGGGGCAGGTCGCTCATGTGGATCTGCCCGAGGAGCTGTGGGCCGTGCATCAGGAGAAGTTGCTCAAGAGGCTCGCGGGGCGGCTGCCGAAGGATGTGCGGGTGTGGGCGCTCACCGAGGCGCCGGACGGGTTCAACGCGCGGTTCGCGGCGCTGTGGCGCCGTTACATCTACCGGGTCGGGGACCGGCCCGGTGGCGTGGATCCGCTGCTGCGCAGTCATGTGCTCTGGCATGACTGGGAGTTGGATGTCGAGGTGATGGACGCCGCCGCCAAGTCCCTGGTCGGGGAGCATGACTTCGCCGCCTACGCGAAGAAGCGTGAAGGTGCCTCGACCGTGCGGGAGATCTTCGACTTCGAAGTGCGGCGCACCGCGGACGGTGTCGTGGAGATCGAGGTCCGGGCCGACGCCTTCTGCCACAACCAAGTGCGGTCCATGGTGGGCGCGTTGCTGTTCGTGGGGGACGGGCACCGTGGCGTGGAGTGGCCGCGGAAGGTGCTGGACGCGCGGGTGCGGGACAGCGCCGTCCATGTCGTACGGCCGTACGGGCTGACTCTGGAGGAGGTCGCCTACCCGGCCGCCGATCAGCTCGCGGAGCGGCAGCGGCAGGCTCGGCGGGTGCGGGGGCAGGTGCACTGA
- the secY gene encoding preprotein translocase subunit SecY: MLTAFARAFKTPDLRKKLLFTLGIIVVYRVGTHVPIPGVDYTSVQQCVDEAAGNQGLFGLVNMFSGGALLQITVFALGIMPYITASIILQLLTVVIPRLEALKKEGQSGTAKITQYTRYLTVALAILQGTGLVATARSGALFSGCTVAGQIVPDRSIFVTITMVITMTAGTAVVMWLGELITDRGVGNGMSILMFISIAATFPSALWAIKTSGTLADGWIEFGTVMLVGFVMVGLVVFVEQAQRRIPVQYAKRMIGRRSYGGTSTYIPLKVNQAGVIPVIFASSLLYIPALIAQFSDGTSSWKTWIEANLVTGEHPIYITMYFLLIVFFAFFYVAISFNPEEVADNMKKYGGFIPGIRAGRPTAEYLSYVLNRITWPGSLYLGLIALVPTVALAGFGANQNFPFGGTSILIIVGVGLETVKQIESQLQQRNYEGFLR; this comes from the coding sequence GTGCTCACCGCGTTCGCCCGGGCGTTCAAGACGCCCGACCTGCGCAAGAAGCTGCTCTTCACGCTCGGGATCATCGTGGTCTACCGGGTGGGTACCCACGTCCCGATCCCCGGCGTCGACTACACGTCCGTCCAGCAGTGCGTGGACGAGGCGGCCGGCAACCAGGGCCTCTTCGGTCTGGTCAATATGTTCAGTGGTGGCGCGCTGCTCCAGATCACGGTCTTCGCGCTGGGCATCATGCCGTACATCACGGCGAGCATCATTCTCCAGCTGCTGACCGTGGTGATCCCGCGTCTGGAAGCCCTCAAGAAGGAGGGACAGTCCGGCACCGCGAAGATCACGCAGTACACCCGATACCTGACGGTGGCGCTCGCCATCCTGCAGGGCACCGGCCTCGTCGCCACCGCCCGCAGCGGCGCCCTCTTCTCCGGCTGCACGGTCGCCGGGCAGATCGTCCCGGACCGCTCGATCTTCGTGACCATCACCATGGTCATCACCATGACCGCCGGTACGGCCGTCGTCATGTGGCTCGGTGAGCTCATCACCGACCGCGGTGTCGGCAACGGCATGTCGATCCTGATGTTCATCTCGATCGCCGCCACGTTCCCGTCCGCGCTGTGGGCGATCAAGACGTCGGGCACCCTGGCCGACGGCTGGATCGAGTTCGGCACCGTCATGCTCGTCGGGTTCGTCATGGTCGGCCTGGTCGTCTTCGTCGAGCAGGCCCAGCGCCGTATCCCGGTCCAGTACGCGAAGCGCATGATCGGCCGTCGTTCCTACGGCGGGACGTCCACGTACATCCCGCTGAAGGTGAACCAGGCGGGTGTGATTCCCGTCATCTTCGCCTCGTCGCTGCTCTACATTCCGGCCCTGATCGCGCAGTTCTCGGACGGCACTTCGAGCTGGAAAACCTGGATCGAAGCGAACCTCGTCACAGGCGAGCATCCGATTTACATCACGATGTACTTCTTGCTCATCGTTTTCTTCGCGTTCTTCTACGTGGCGATCTCCTTCAACCCTGAGGAAGTCGCCGACAACATGAAGAAGTATGGTGGCTTCATCCCGGGCATCCGGGCTGGCCGACCGACCGCTGAGTACCTGAGCTACGTACTCAACCGGATCACCTGGCCGGGTTCGCTGTATCTGGGTCTGATCGCTCTCGTCCCGACCGTCGCGTTGGCCGGTTTCGGCGCCAACCAGAACTTCCCGTTCGGTGGTACCAGCATCCTGATCATCGTGGGTGTCGGACTTGAGACCGTGAAGCAGATCGAGAGCCAGCTCCAGCAGCGCAATTACGAAGGGTTCCTCCGCTGA
- the rplQ gene encoding 50S ribosomal protein L17: MPKPTKGARLGGSAAHEKLLLANLAKALFEHGRITTTEAKARRLRPYAERLVTKAKKGDLHNRRQVLQVITDKSVVHTLFTEIGPRYENRPGGYTRITKIGNRRGDNAPMAVIELVEALTVAQEATGEAEAATKRAAKDAEVAAEAKVDTTKADEAAEAPAEESKDA; encoded by the coding sequence ATGCCGAAGCCCACCAAGGGTGCCCGTCTGGGCGGCAGCGCCGCGCACGAGAAGCTGCTCCTCGCGAACCTCGCGAAGGCGCTCTTCGAGCACGGCCGCATCACCACCACCGAGGCGAAGGCCCGCCGCCTGCGCCCGTACGCCGAGCGTCTGGTCACCAAGGCGAAGAAGGGCGACCTTCACAACCGCCGTCAGGTGCTCCAGGTGATCACGGACAAGAGCGTCGTCCACACGCTCTTCACCGAGATCGGCCCGCGCTACGAGAACCGTCCGGGTGGTTACACCCGTATCACCAAGATCGGTAACCGTCGTGGCGACAACGCGCCCATGGCTGTCATCGAGCTTGTCGAGGCGCTGACGGTGGCTCAGGAGGCGACCGGCGAGGCCGAGGCCGCCACCAAGCGTGCCGCGAAGGACGCCGAGGTTGCCGCTGAGGCCAAGGTCGACACGACCAAGGCCGACGAGGCTGCTGAGGCTCCCGCCGAGGAGTCGAAGGACGCCTAA
- the infA gene encoding translation initiation factor IF-1: MAKKQGAIEIEGTVVESLPNAMFKVELQNGHQVLAHISGKMRMHYIRILPDDRVVVELSPYDLTRGRIVYRYK, encoded by the coding sequence GTGGCCAAGAAGCAAGGTGCCATCGAGATCGAGGGCACTGTCGTCGAGTCTCTGCCGAACGCCATGTTCAAGGTCGAGCTCCAGAACGGCCACCAGGTCCTGGCACACATCAGCGGCAAGATGCGTATGCACTACATCCGCATCCTCCCTGACGACCGGGTCGTGGTGGAGCTGTCTCCGTACGACCTGACGCGTGGCCGGATCGTCTACCGGTACAAGTAG
- the map gene encoding type I methionyl aminopeptidase, which translates to MVQIKSPEQIAKMREAGLVVAAIHAATREAAVPGATTKDLDEVARKVLAEHGAKSNFLGYGGFPATICTSANEVVVHGIPSDEVVLKDGDIISIDCGAIVDGWHGDAAYTAFVGSGHAPELIELSRVTEESMWAGIAAMKPGNRLVDVSRAIETYIRRQPKAGGGRYGIIEDYGGHGIGTEMHMDPHLLNYVERRRGKGPKLVPGFCLAIEPMVSLGTPKTEVLQDDWTVITTDGTWSSHWEHSVALTEQGPLVLTAPDGGKAKLAELGITAAPDPLG; encoded by the coding sequence ATGGTGCAGATCAAGAGCCCCGAGCAGATCGCCAAGATGCGTGAGGCGGGGTTGGTCGTCGCCGCCATTCACGCGGCCACTCGGGAGGCCGCCGTACCGGGTGCCACCACCAAGGACCTGGACGAGGTGGCCCGCAAGGTGCTCGCCGAGCACGGTGCCAAGTCGAACTTCCTGGGCTACGGCGGCTTCCCGGCCACCATCTGCACGTCCGCGAACGAGGTCGTCGTCCACGGCATCCCCTCCGACGAGGTCGTCCTCAAGGACGGCGACATCATCTCCATCGACTGCGGCGCGATCGTCGACGGCTGGCACGGTGACGCCGCCTACACGGCCTTCGTGGGGTCCGGTCACGCTCCGGAGCTGATCGAGCTCTCCCGGGTGACCGAGGAGTCGATGTGGGCCGGGATCGCGGCCATGAAGCCCGGCAACCGGCTCGTCGACGTCTCGCGCGCGATCGAGACGTACATCCGGCGCCAGCCCAAGGCCGGCGGCGGCCGGTACGGGATCATCGAGGACTACGGCGGCCACGGCATCGGCACCGAGATGCACATGGACCCGCACCTGCTGAACTACGTCGAGCGCCGACGCGGCAAGGGGCCGAAGCTGGTGCCCGGGTTCTGCCTGGCCATCGAGCCCATGGTGTCCCTCGGTACGCCGAAGACCGAGGTGCTCCAGGACGACTGGACGGTCATCACCACCGACGGCACCTGGTCCTCCCACTGGGAGCACTCCGTCGCCCTGACCGAGCAGGGTCCGCTGGTGCTGACGGCCCCCGACGGGGGCAAGGCGAAGCTGGCCGAACTCGGGATCACGGCGGCGCCGGATCCGCTGGGCTGA
- a CDS encoding DNA-directed RNA polymerase subunit alpha yields the protein MLIAQRPSLTEEVVDEFRSRFVIEPLEPGFGYTLGNSLRRTLLSSIPGAAVTSIRIDGVLHEFTTVPGVKEDVTDLILNIKQLVVSSEHDEPVVMYLRKQGPGLVTAADIAPPAGVEVHNPDLVLATLNGKGKLEMELTVERGRGYVSAVQNKQVGQEIGRIPVDSIYSPVLKVTYKVEATRVEQRTDFDKLIVDVETKQAMRPRDAMASAGKTLVELFGLARELNIDAEGIDMGPSPTDAALAADLALPIEELELTVRSYNCLKREGIHSVGELVARSEADLLDIRNFGAKSIDEVKAKLAGMGLALKDSPPGFDPTAAADAFGADDDADAGFVETEQY from the coding sequence ATGCTGATCGCTCAGCGTCCCTCGTTGACCGAAGAGGTCGTCGACGAGTTCCGCTCCCGGTTCGTGATCGAGCCGCTGGAGCCGGGCTTCGGCTACACCCTCGGCAACTCCCTCCGCCGTACCCTCCTGTCGTCGATCCCCGGCGCTGCTGTCACCAGCATCCGCATCGACGGTGTCCTGCACGAGTTCACCACCGTGCCGGGCGTCAAGGAGGACGTCACCGACCTGATCCTCAACATCAAGCAGCTGGTCGTCTCCTCGGAGCACGACGAGCCGGTCGTGATGTACCTGCGCAAGCAGGGTCCGGGTCTGGTCACCGCCGCCGACATCGCGCCCCCGGCCGGTGTCGAGGTGCACAACCCCGACCTCGTCCTCGCCACGCTCAACGGCAAGGGCAAGCTGGAGATGGAGCTGACCGTCGAGCGCGGTCGCGGTTACGTCTCCGCCGTGCAGAACAAGCAGGTGGGCCAGGAGATCGGCCGGATCCCGGTGGACTCCATCTACTCGCCGGTTCTCAAGGTCACCTACAAGGTCGAGGCGACCCGTGTCGAGCAGCGCACCGACTTCGACAAGCTGATCGTCGACGTCGAGACCAAGCAGGCGATGCGTCCGCGTGACGCCATGGCCTCCGCCGGTAAGACGCTGGTCGAGCTGTTCGGTCTCGCCCGTGAGCTGAACATCGACGCCGAGGGCATCGACATGGGCCCGTCCCCCACGGACGCCGCCCTCGCCGCTGACCTGGCGCTGCCGATCGAGGAGCTGGAGCTCACCGTTCGGTCGTACAACTGCCTCAAGCGTGAGGGCATCCACTCCGTGGGTGAGCTCGTCGCGCGTTCCGAGGCCGACCTCCTCGACATCCGCAACTTCGGTGCGAAGTCCATCGACGAGGTCAAGGCGAAGCTGGCCGGCATGGGCCTGGCCCTGAAGGACAGCCCGCCCGGATTCGACCCCACGGCCGCCGCCGACGCCTTCGGCGCCGACGACGACGCGGACGCGGGTTTCGTGGAGACCGAGCAGTACTGA
- the rpmJ gene encoding 50S ribosomal protein L36, giving the protein MKVKPSVKKICDKCRVIRRHGRVMVICENPRHKQRQG; this is encoded by the coding sequence ATGAAGGTCAAGCCGAGCGTCAAGAAGATCTGCGACAAGTGCAGGGTGATCCGCCGTCACGGTCGGGTCATGGTCATCTGCGAGAACCCGCGCCACAAGCAGCGCCAGGGCTGA